GTCTTTTGCGCCGCAGTCGGTAAAAGCATCCTTGTAGAGCACATCCAGCTCCGCAAGTTTACCGCTGTAGGCCTTTGCCCTCTCTTCGTAGAGAGCGGAGTTGCCCGGATCGGCCTCCCTATAGGCCTTGAGGACGTTGTCCACCTGTATCTTTGCGTTGGTAAAATCGAGCCAGAAGTGAGGGTCTATCCCCCCGGGATGTTCGTGGTTCTCGTGTTTTTCCCCTTCATGTTCATCGTGTACATCGTGGCCGCCGTGTTTATCCGATACCACAAGCGGCGTAATCCCGATGCTTGCATCGACGACTATCAGGTCGCTGTTATCTATCCCGGAGAGGATATTTTCGAGCCAGGGCTCCATTCCAGCTCCGTTGAAGACGAAAATATCGGCGCCCTCTATCGTCTGAATGTCCTTGGGGGTCGGCTCGAAGGAATGGGGGGAAAGCCCGGCGGGCAAGAGCAGGGTGACCTCGGCCTGATCGCCCCCTACCTCTCTGGAGAACTCGTATAGGGGAAAGATGCTCGCCACGACCTTGATTTTTTCTTTCGTATCTCCAGTATCTTCCGGTACGTTCAACGACTTCTCCCTATCCCCGCAGGAAGAGAGAAACAGCATCGAGGAGAAAACGAGAATGAGTGTGAACAGTCCCAAAATAGACGCTTTGTTCTTAAATTTTTCCCTTTTGATAATCATGTCAACCTCTTAAAATATTGTATTATTCTTTAATACTGCATGCTGGGCAAAGCCCCACAATAAATAAATTCTCCCTCTCCACGAGGTAGCCCTCTTGCTCAAGATCAATATCGATACGTGGAAAGGCGGTCATCTTGAGGCATTCCATCCGGCCGCAGGTACGGCACGTGAAGTGCGGATGCGCGCCTTCCCCCCTGTTTATGGCGAAGTGATAGATGTTATCCGATCCCTCGATCTTATGGACAACCTCCCTCTCGAACAACGCGTTGAGGGTGCGGTAGACCGAGGCGGGGTCAACGGCGTCATCCCCCATCTTATCCAACAGCTCCTTGCCGGTCAGGGGGCGCACCGATTTTATCAAGACCTCGAGAATCTTGATCCTCCCCAGGGTCCTCTTTAATCCACTGTTCCTCAAGATAACCGCAGGATCGCTTGAAGTAATTTCTTTTTCTCCGATATTCTTCATAACTTGAAGTTCCTCTTGAATTTTAAGGCACTACAATCATCTCCCGCTGTCACAACTCAAACAGATTTCAAGATCGATCATCCACGCCGAATACCTGTTTGACTTACTTTTACCCCGACTCATTTTAATCTGATTTATTATTGCCTTAACTTATGATTATCCCAAAATATTAATGTTTCAAAATGCTATTCCCTAATTAATTTTCCTAAAACCTATTGCCGCCCTACCCTATTTTTGCCCCAACCCACAATCACTCTACCCAGTATCTCCCCAACTCATCACCGCCCTGCCCCATCATCACCCCAACCTGTCACCATCACAATACACGACCACCCCGACCCACGACTCGTCATCGCCCCGACCCACCATTGTTCAATCTTTTAGTATCCTATACTATTATTACCATTGCTCCGACTTGCCATCGCCCTGATTTACTATTACACAAACCCACCACAGCCCCAACCCATTATTGCCCCAATCCACCACAGCCCCAACCCATTATTGCCCCAATCCGTCATCGCCCCAACTTACTGTTTGTTGACCCACTCCATTTTTCCCCAAATCCGTCATCATTCCGACCGATCACCCCCCCGACCCATTATCGCCCCCCGAAATTGTTGTCCCCCTGTTGCAAGTATAATTATAGTGCATTTGCAAATGAATTGCAATAAAAAAATTGGGGGAAGTCGATTTTTTTGACCCGACATTTTTATGTTTCCCTTGTGGGAATCGACTTGGAGAGAATTCAGCCGGAAATATTTAAAAGAGGCTTGAAATGGAGAAGCGTTCTCAACGCAATGTGAATTTGGCGATTTAAAAAAGACAAATATGGCAAAGACAAAAAAAGGCGGATTGGATTGTAAAGCGGAAAAGCCCAGTTACTTCTTTTTTGCCTCCCAGCCCACGAGCTCGATAGTGCTGCTCCTCAATCCCCCGTAAAAGGTATTCGTGTCCCCATACATGCCCTCGATGGTCAGAAACGTCGTGCTGCCGAGGGAATCCGTCTCGCTGTCCGGGATGTCCGCCGGATTGATCCCTATATCCATTGGAACAATGGAGAACCTGAACCTCCCCTTTTCGTTTATCTTGGCGATGTCGTCCCCGTCCGATTTAAAGGCTTTGTTTTCTATCTTATATTTGACGTCGTAATCGACTTCCCTGAGATAGGTGATTCTGCCGGGAACGTAATAGAGAAAGGTCCTGTACTGCTCGAAGGCATCCTCTTTGGAGGATATATCGAGGGTCAAGTCTTTGACCGACATCCCCTCGACGTTCAGCTCTATCTCGACTACGTGCGTTTTGCCGGACCCCGTCTTATATAGAGTTTTACCTATGTATTTTCCGGTAAGGTCGTCGGGCAACAGGACATCCGGCTTCACCTTTATCATATAGGCGTCCTCGAGGACCCATTTTTCGGGAGGGATGAAGTAATCGAGAACATACTGTCTGTTAATATATCCGTAATAGCCGAGGGCGATAACGACGGCGAGGTAGACGAACTTCGCGATGGGGCCGGAGAGTATTCCGCTTTTCGCCTTTCTGCCGGCGTAGAGCTGACTTGCCTTGTTGTAGGCCTCCCTCTCGATGCTCGACGACCCGTCCACGGTATATGTGGTCTTGGACTCCACGTTTCCTATTTTTCTCTTTTGGCCTATGTCGTCCGGCATCGTTCCCACGTCTTCGGGCCTGTAGTCGTACTGAGGCTGGTACTCCTCCTTCCTCTTGGATTCAGCATACGAGAAATCTTCGAGATCGCTCTGCGTTTCCGAAGCACCGTGGGAAAGCCAGGAGGCCTCTTCTTCCGCCGGAGGAGGCGGCGCTGGACCCACCGCCGGCGAAACGGCATCATCGTGACGGGATATCCAAGACGAAACGCTCTCATCGGGCGGTGCCACTTCTATCCCCGACCTCTCCTTTTCGGTCAGGGCGGAGTCCCTCACAATCCAGGATGATTCAGTCCCACCCACCCCCGGCGCAGGCCGGCGCGGGGGTTCGGCGGGCTTCGCCTTCGGGGGAATTCCACCCGGCTCCCCCTTATCACTTACCACCTTGATCCTCTTTAGAGTGACCTCCCCCCCCATTTTCCTGATCTCGATCCCTATTTTTTTGGCCCTCTCGAGATCGTAGCTCCCCACCCTCGCCGGGAGCCTCTTGCTGAATCCGAGGACCTTCTCCATGGGAAGCTTAAAGCGGACCGACAGCCTTTTAGCAAATTCCTCCACCTGCTCCGGGGTTTTGCCCATCGAATCAATGTAAACGGCTATCTTTTCCTGTGCCCCGTTTGTCATCTTGACTTCATAAAAAGTTATTTAACAATTCTCTACAATCTATTTTGAGACGGCTCCCCATCTCAATATTTATCTTATGATTTATTTTTTGATATGTCAATACTCTATCAATATTCTATCAAGACTCTACTAAAACGGGGAATTTTTTCAGATCGATTTCACATTATTTTTGCCTCGCAACCGAACAAAGGAGGCGACGGGAAAGGTCGGGGCATAAAAAACATTTTCTTCGCGCCCCTTAAATCCTTGACTTTTCCCCTCTCTTGCTGTACTAAATAAATCTAACATTTCAATATTTCCAAATTGCCAAATTGCCAAATTGCAATTACCGAAGACGGCGCTAACGAAAGGTCAGGTTCAAATGAAAGACAGCTTCACGAGATATTCCAACTCCTTCATCAATACCAGGAGGGAAGATCCCGGGGATGCGGAGATTCCCTCCCACAGGCTTCTCCTCAGGGGGGGGTTCATTAGGCAGGTGACAGCAGGGGTCTTCGACTTTACGCCCTTGGCGTTTAAGGTCATGACCAGGATAATGGCCATAATAAGAGACGAGATGAACGGGATCGGCGGCCAGGAGGTTCTGATGCCCGTTCTCAATCCCGCCTCCCTCTGGATCGAGTCCGAGCGGTACAACGTCATGGGGCCGGAGCTGATCAGATTCAAGGACCGCCGCGGGACGGGCATGTGTCTCGCCATGACCAACGAGGAGACGGTAACGGACCTGGCCAGGGGTTACGTCTCGTCATACCGGGACCTCCCCTTTATGCTCTACCACATCCAGACGAAGATAAGAGAC
This genomic interval from Candidatus Zymogenus saltonus contains the following:
- a CDS encoding transcriptional repressor encodes the protein MKNIGEKEITSSDPAVILRNSGLKRTLGRIKILEVLIKSVRPLTGKELLDKMGDDAVDPASVYRTLNALFEREVVHKIEGSDNIYHFAINRGEGAHPHFTCRTCGRMECLKMTAFPRIDIDLEQEGYLVERENLFIVGLCPACSIKE
- a CDS encoding zinc ABC transporter substrate-binding protein codes for the protein MIIKREKFKNKASILGLFTLILVFSSMLFLSSCGDREKSLNVPEDTGDTKEKIKVVASIFPLYEFSREVGGDQAEVTLLLPAGLSPHSFEPTPKDIQTIEGADIFVFNGAGMEPWLENILSGIDNSDLIVVDASIGITPLVVSDKHGGHDVHDEHEGEKHENHEHPGGIDPHFWLDFTNAKIQVDNVLKAYREADPGNSALYEERAKAYSGKLAELDVLYKDAFTDCGAKDIASSGHFAFGYMARRYGLGYHSVFGVSHDAEPSPKELSEMVQIIKDKGIKYIFAEELLDPRMAKTIKEETGAEILIVNPAGNVQLKALESGISFIDIMKDNLEKFKMGIECK